In one Notolabrus celidotus isolate fNotCel1 chromosome 1, fNotCel1.pri, whole genome shotgun sequence genomic region, the following are encoded:
- the ndrg3a gene encoding LOW QUALITY PROTEIN: protein NDRG3a (The sequence of the model RefSeq protein was modified relative to this genomic sequence to represent the inferred CDS: inserted 1 base in 1 codon), with translation MDELQDVQLTEIKPLLTNKNTRNFQDFDCQEHDIETPHGVLHVTMRGVPKGNRPVILTYHDIGLNHKSCFNTLFNYEDMQEITQHFAVVHVDAPGQQEGAPPFPTSYRYPTMDELAEMLPSVMTQLKVNSVIGIGVGAGAYILSRFALNNPTLVEGLVLINVDPCAEGWIDWAASKLTGWTSNLVDIVMSHHFSTDELTDNLELIQTYRLHIAQDINQDNLALFCGSYQYRRDLEIERPIVGLNEETVNTLTCPALLVVGDTAPAVEAVVECNSRLNPTKTTLLKMADCGGLPQVVQPGKLAEAFKYFVQGMGYMPSAGMTRLARSRTTSSSSITSMDSTRSRNNLXSLLEGSATGALDSQTGPQTMEVSC, from the exons GAGCATGACATTGAGACTCCCCATGGCGTCCTCCATGTGACTATGCGAGGTGTTCCCAAGGGTAACAGGCCCGTCATCCTCACCTATCATGACATCGGCCTCAACC ACAAGTCCTGCTTCAATACCCTGTTCAACTAtgaggacatgcaggagatcACGCAGCACTTTGCTGTGGTTCACGTGGACGCGCCTGGCCAGCAGGAAGGCGCACCTCCTTTCCCCACCAG TTATCGCTACCCCACCATGGATGAGTTGGCTGAAATGCTGCCCTCTGTGATGACTCAGCTCAA GGTCAACAGCGTGATTGGCATAGGTGTTGGAGCAGGAGCTTACATCCTCAGCCGCTTTGCG CTGAACAACCCCACCCTGGTGGAGGGACTGGTTCTGATCAACGTCGATCCGTGTGCTGAAGGTTGGATTGACTGGGCAGCTTCAAAG CTGACTGGATGGACCAGTAATTTGGTGGATATCGTCATGTCTCACCACTTCAGCACT GATGAGCTGACAGATAACCTGGAGCTGATCCAGACCTACCGCCTCCACATTGCACAAGACATCAATCAGGACAACCTGGCCCTCTTCTGTGGCTCCTATCAATA CCGTCGGGACCTCGAGATCGAGAGGCCAATCGTAGGTCTGAATGAGGAGACGGTCAACACACTAAC GTGCCCTGCATTACTGGTTGTCGGTGACACAGCACCTGCTGTGGAGGCTGTG GTGGAGTGCAACTCCAGGTTAAATCCAACCAAGACTACACTGCTAAAG ATGGCTGATTGTGGAGGCTTGCCCCAAGTTGTGCAG CCAGGAAAACTTGCTGAGGCCTTCAAGTACTTTGTTCAGGGAATGGGCTACA TGCCGTCAGCAGGAATGACTCGTCTGGCTCGCTCACGCACCACCTCCTCTTCCAGCATCACCTCCATGGACAGCACTCGCAGCCGCAACAACC ACAGCCTGTTGGAGGGCAGCGCCACCGGGGCCCTGGACAGCCAGACCGGACCCCAGACTATGGAGGTCTCCTGCTAA